One region of Marivirga arenosa genomic DNA includes:
- a CDS encoding bifunctional metallophosphatase/5'-nucleotidase, with product METIINKLSKSLFLIGIMALTFACDNKSGNKENSTAKSDTLSITILQTADIHGQLDPHPELFWENEEIKFKTRGGVANIKTLFEKEKAKNPNRTLIVDGGDLIQGSGYAALSEGQVMSDIISKMGYDVIIPGNWEVVYGKEIMMNVMNSYNTDVIAQNMYHEETKENLFPAYTVKEIEGVRIGFIGINDPAVPIRQNPIFSEGIAFSGLNADLKKMVDETKEKENIDVLFLVTHLGVFKQLELASNPISEHVDYVLGNDTHERVREPIQGKYAKVTEPGAFGSFVGKLTLHFVEGELVGDDYELLDVDPEVYAADEEIQALVDKNKAPYKENLETVIGYTSTPVYRYLTVENPMDNMITDAARWKTGVDIAISNGFRFGNPIVPENGKPAPITRANLWNILPVNEPVKTGKATGKQIKEWLEQEMHNAFAKEPSDRFGGWLVRFSGMEVKFNVENEKGNRIESITVKGQPMQDDQYYSISACLRPGDPLDRLCRMDGVTDVDTKEYTIHEVVEEYLAENSPIAPKLDGRAYSDALGTYSFSTVPSTNYVFQ from the coding sequence ATGGAAACGATAATTAATAAATTAAGTAAGTCATTATTCTTAATCGGAATTATGGCATTAACATTTGCTTGCGATAATAAATCAGGCAATAAAGAAAATAGTACAGCGAAGTCCGATACTTTAAGTATAACCATTTTACAAACTGCCGATATACACGGCCAGCTTGATCCACATCCAGAATTATTCTGGGAAAATGAAGAAATAAAATTCAAAACGCGTGGTGGAGTAGCTAATATCAAAACCTTATTTGAGAAAGAAAAAGCAAAAAATCCAAATCGTACCTTAATAGTAGATGGTGGAGATCTGATTCAAGGTAGCGGTTATGCTGCTTTATCTGAAGGTCAGGTAATGTCTGACATCATTAGTAAAATGGGATATGATGTAATCATTCCTGGCAACTGGGAAGTGGTTTATGGTAAGGAAATCATGATGAATGTGATGAATAGCTATAATACTGATGTGATTGCACAGAATATGTATCATGAGGAAACCAAAGAAAACTTATTCCCAGCTTATACTGTAAAAGAAATTGAGGGAGTACGAATTGGATTTATAGGAATAAATGATCCTGCCGTTCCAATCAGACAAAACCCCATATTTAGTGAAGGAATTGCTTTTAGTGGCTTAAATGCTGATTTGAAGAAAATGGTAGATGAAACTAAAGAGAAAGAAAATATAGATGTTCTGTTCTTAGTTACGCACTTAGGTGTGTTTAAACAATTAGAATTGGCTAGCAATCCAATTTCCGAGCATGTGGATTATGTATTAGGTAATGACACTCACGAACGAGTTAGAGAACCAATACAAGGTAAATATGCAAAGGTTACTGAACCTGGTGCATTTGGTTCATTTGTGGGTAAATTAACATTGCATTTTGTAGAGGGCGAATTAGTTGGGGATGATTATGAATTGCTAGATGTTGATCCAGAAGTTTATGCTGCTGATGAAGAAATCCAAGCACTAGTAGACAAAAACAAGGCTCCATACAAAGAAAACCTTGAAACTGTAATTGGATATACTAGTACTCCAGTTTACAGATACCTAACAGTTGAAAATCCAATGGATAATATGATCACGGATGCTGCTCGTTGGAAAACAGGAGTTGATATAGCGATTTCAAATGGCTTCAGATTTGGCAATCCGATTGTCCCTGAAAATGGCAAGCCTGCCCCTATCACAAGAGCAAACCTTTGGAATATTCTACCTGTAAATGAACCTGTTAAAACAGGTAAGGCAACAGGAAAGCAAATCAAAGAATGGTTAGAACAAGAGATGCATAATGCATTTGCTAAAGAGCCTAGTGATCGATTCGGAGGCTGGTTAGTTCGTTTTTCGGGCATGGAAGTGAAATTCAATGTAGAAAATGAAAAAGGAAATCGAATTGAGAGTATAACAGTTAAAGGTCAACCTATGCAAGATGACCAGTATTATTCAATTTCAGCTTGTTTACGCCCTGGCGATCCTCTTGATAGATTATGTAGAATGGACGGAGTAACGGATGTGGATACAAAAGAATACACGATTCATGAGGTAGTTGAAGAATATTTAGCAGAGAATTCACCTATTGCACCAAAACTTGACGGAAGAGCATATAGTGATGCATTAGGTACTTATTCATTTTCTACCGTACCAAGTACTAATTATGTTTTCCAGTAA
- a CDS encoding DsrE family protein, with the protein MKNYIFSSLLILTILFGAHNLNAQHSGNEDKINYVVITKKIPQLQPILLTAEALKAEDGENFGEFKIIICGKEIGDITDSDKINKFIKKADNAGVKIIACGFSLNKFKVDKTKIPQEIETVENGILYNFQLQKKGYKSITL; encoded by the coding sequence ATGAAAAATTACATATTTAGCTCCTTACTTATTTTAACTATACTTTTTGGAGCCCACAATTTAAATGCTCAACATTCAGGAAATGAAGATAAAATCAACTATGTGGTGATAACCAAAAAAATACCACAACTCCAACCGATACTTCTTACTGCTGAAGCTCTCAAAGCAGAAGATGGAGAAAACTTTGGGGAATTTAAAATTATAATCTGCGGGAAGGAAATTGGAGATATTACTGATTCTGATAAAATCAATAAGTTTATTAAAAAAGCGGATAATGCAGGCGTAAAAATTATAGCATGCGGATTTTCTCTCAACAAATTCAAAGTAGATAAAACCAAAATCCCTCAAGAAATAGAAACGGTTGAAAATGGTATTCTTTACAATTTTCAACTTCAGAAAAAAGGATACAAAAGTATAACTCTATAA
- the aceA gene encoding isocitrate lyase, translating into MNTQEKINKLIAEWDTNPRWKDVERTYTAEEVVKLAGTVKIDHSLARLGAERLWNLLKSEDYVAGLGALTGNQAVQEVQAGLKAIYLSGWQVAADANLAGQMYPDQSLYPADSVPNVVKRINNALLRADQIQSVSGEGDIHWMAPIVADAEAGFGGNLNAFELMKGMIEAGAAGVHFEDQLSSAKKCGHLGGKVLVPTQEAINKLISARLATDVMDVPTLIIARTDADAANLLTSDVDERDREFLTGERSSEGFFGVKNGLEQAISRGLSYAPYADLVWCETSHPDLGEAREFAQAIKEKYPDKMLAYNCSPSFNWAAKLTENEMLEYREKLAEMGYKFQFITLAGFHALNTAMFELATAYKNKGMAGYSELQQREFALQKQGFKAVKHQAFVGTGYFDAVQNAVTQGKASTTALKGSTEEAQF; encoded by the coding sequence ATGAATACTCAAGAAAAAATTAATAAACTAATTGCAGAATGGGATACTAACCCAAGATGGAAAGATGTGGAAAGGACTTATACTGCAGAAGAAGTAGTTAAGCTTGCTGGTACTGTAAAAATTGATCATAGCTTAGCACGTTTAGGAGCAGAAAGATTATGGAATCTTCTGAAATCGGAAGATTATGTGGCGGGATTGGGTGCCTTAACTGGTAATCAAGCAGTACAGGAAGTTCAAGCTGGATTAAAAGCAATCTATTTAAGTGGATGGCAAGTAGCGGCAGATGCTAACTTGGCCGGACAAATGTATCCTGATCAAAGTTTATATCCTGCGGACAGCGTACCAAATGTGGTGAAAAGAATCAATAATGCTCTATTAAGAGCAGATCAAATTCAATCTGTTAGTGGTGAAGGTGATATCCACTGGATGGCGCCTATCGTTGCAGATGCTGAAGCTGGTTTTGGTGGCAATTTAAATGCTTTTGAACTGATGAAAGGCATGATAGAAGCGGGTGCTGCAGGAGTTCATTTTGAAGATCAATTATCATCTGCCAAAAAATGTGGTCATTTAGGAGGGAAAGTATTAGTACCAACACAAGAAGCCATAAATAAATTAATTTCAGCTCGCCTAGCAACAGATGTGATGGATGTGCCAACGCTCATCATTGCTAGAACTGATGCTGATGCTGCTAACCTTTTAACTTCAGATGTTGATGAAAGAGACCGTGAATTCTTAACAGGTGAGCGATCTTCTGAAGGATTCTTTGGAGTAAAAAATGGATTAGAACAAGCGATTAGCAGAGGTTTATCCTATGCTCCTTATGCGGATTTGGTATGGTGTGAAACTTCACATCCAGATTTAGGAGAAGCTCGAGAATTTGCTCAAGCGATAAAGGAAAAATATCCAGATAAAATGTTGGCCTACAATTGCTCCCCTTCTTTCAATTGGGCGGCTAAGTTAACAGAAAATGAGATGCTAGAATACAGAGAGAAATTAGCTGAAATGGGGTATAAATTTCAGTTCATTACTTTAGCTGGATTCCACGCTTTAAATACCGCCATGTTCGAATTAGCTACTGCCTATAAAAATAAAGGCATGGCAGGTTACTCTGAATTACAACAGAGAGAATTTGCGTTACAAAAACAAGGCTTTAAAGCCGTTAAACATCAAGCCTTTGTAGGTACAGGATATTTTGATGCGGTTCAAAATGCCGTAACACAAGGAAAGGCTTCAACAACAGCTTTGAAAGGTTCCACTGAAGAAGCTCAGTTTTAA